A stretch of Sulfurimonas xiamenensis DNA encodes these proteins:
- a CDS encoding thioredoxin family protein: MKTVLTLLLIFFTASAQEYKEFAKEMGYETKYETALAKAKKEKKDLMVLMVTNYCPWCSKFEKKTLSDKKIDESIKAKYIPLIINKEEGGFPSYLNTPIVPTTYFIDTKEEKSYYERVGFVNKIEFLEVLKQME; this comes from the coding sequence ATGAAAACAGTGTTAACACTTTTGCTTATATTTTTTACAGCGTCTGCACAGGAGTATAAAGAGTTTGCCAAAGAGATGGGTTATGAAACAAAATATGAGACTGCTCTGGCAAAAGCAAAAAAAGAGAAGAAAGACCTTATGGTTTTAATGGTTACAAACTACTGTCCATGGTGTTCTAAATTTGAAAAAAAGACGCTCTCAGACAAAAAAATAGATGAAAGCATCAAAGCAAAGTATATTCCCCTTATCATAAATAAAGAGGAGGGAGGATTCCCGTCCTACCTCAATACTCCCATAGTTCCTACCACCTACTTTATAGACACAAAAGAGGAAAAATCTTACTACGAAAGAGTGGGATTTGTAAATAAGATAGAGTTTTTAGAAGTCTTAAAACAGATGGAGTAA